The following are encoded together in the Bubalus kerabau isolate K-KA32 ecotype Philippines breed swamp buffalo chromosome 3, PCC_UOA_SB_1v2, whole genome shotgun sequence genome:
- the LOC129645639 gene encoding gastrula zinc finger protein XlCGF49.1-like produces MQNGDATGEKIHECDECKKIFTWMRGLYMHKRIHNGKKPYSSTEFGLHSKEKPYQCKECGKDFSQKAGLSQHLKIHIVEKAHQCNKCGRCFSQRSILSKHQSLHTEKKPFECIYCGKTFCHGADLTEHKQLHNREKPYECSECGKTFRQRSNLSEQRNHSEEKLYECKVCGKAFTQYAGLNQHQRIHSERNLLNVLYVVKLLAEAQNLQYITEFTQGKNLMNVLSVEKPLE; encoded by the coding sequence ATGCAGAATGGGGATGCCACAGGTGAGAAAATACATGAATGTGATGAATGTAAGAAAATCTTCACCTGGATGAGAGGCCTTTATATGCACAAGAGGATCCACAATGGAAAGAAACCATACTCTAGTACAGAATTTGGGCTTCATAGCAAGGAAAAGCCTTATCAGTGTAAAGAGTGTGGCAAAGACTTCAGTCAGAAAGCAGGCCTCTCTCAACATCTCAAAATCCACATTGTAGAAAAGGCTCATCAGTGTAATAAATGTGGCAGATGTTTTAGTCAAAGATCAATTCTTTCAAAACATCAAAGTCTCCACACTGAAAAGAAGCCTTTTGAATGTATATACTGTGGGAAAACCTTCTGCCATGGTGCAGACCTCACTGAACATAAACAGTTGCACAACAGAGAGAAGCCTTATGAATGTAGTGAATGTGGGAAAACCTTCAGGCAGCGTTCAAATCTTAGTGAGCAGCGAAATCACAGTGAAGAAAAACTTTATGAATGTAAAGTATGTGGAAAAGCCTTCACTCAGTATGCAGGACTTAACCAACACCAGAGAATCCATTCTGAGAGAAACCTTTTGAATGTCTTGTATGTGGTCAAGCTTTTAGCCGAAGCTCAGAACTTACAATACATCACAGAATTCACTCAGGGGAAAAACCTTATGAATGTGCTGAGTGTGGAAAAACCTTTAGAGTGA